In the genome of Entelurus aequoreus isolate RoL-2023_Sb linkage group LG08, RoL_Eaeq_v1.1, whole genome shotgun sequence, one region contains:
- the LOC133655875 gene encoding uncharacterized protein LOC133655875, with protein MAPSFVVVEFLGENSVAVVPTKWTEDDGKNTFCCWPRPNPTHSRIRKAEIPDKQFWERLPIRVFRKTLTEDFDKALQYEKQAEMFSSPEEVLTKRSHITPERYRNDEEDVFDADASTRPLQPVPANTRPLQGIQADLTAQREAALPGSVQTGMHPAQASTRPLKPVPDHSASTSQYQAAPRSSRNALDSELFQLNMKVQNILENQGEIMRMLRGLAAQSVGPESVDVQDLIDQPFETLE; from the exons ATGGCTCCTTCTTTTGTGGTCGTTGAGTTCCTTGGTGAAAATTCAGTCGCTGTTGTCCCAACCAAATGGACAGAAGATGATGGAAAG AATACCTTCTGCTGTTGGCCAAGGCCAAATCCTACCCACTCCAGAATCCGGAAAGCTGAGATTCCTGACAAACAATTCTGGGAGAGGCTGCCAATTCGGGTTTTCAGGAAAACATTGACTG AAGACTTTGACAAGGCCCTTCAATACGAAAAACAAGCTGAAATGTTTTCGAGCCCAGAAGAAGTGTTAACCAAACGGAGCCACATCACCCCTGAACGTTATAGAAACGATGAGGAAGATGTGTTTGATGCTGACG CGAGTACCAGACCACTTCAGCCAGTACCAGCCAATACCAGACCACTCCAAGGCATCCAGGCAGACCTCACAGCCCAGCGAGAAGCAGCACTTCCAGGCTCAGTCCAGACAGGAATGCATCCagctcaagccagtaccagaccgctcaagccagtaccagaccaCTCAGCCAGTACGAGTCAGTACCAGGCCGCTCCAAGAAGCAGCAGGAATGCCCTTGACAGTGAAC ttttccagttgaacatgaaagttcaaaatatacttgagaaccagggagaaattatgcgcatgctgagagggctggcagcacagtctgtggggccagaatctgtggatgttcaagatctcattgatcagcctttcgagactcttgagtag